ttTCACTTTaagctctttaaatatttaatttgttcTATAATAAAggacattaaaattagtagtcacttgaccattttttaattttttttagcaaacaaatttgttcaaaaaaattggattttcaatttttaaaattttcttcaagccaattttttttttgtcataatttatttgttaaaaaaattacaaaatatctgttaaattaattttcatctataataatcaaaactaatgaatattttatttttaaaaatagctgACATGACAAATTGGAAACTAAACGTTGAAAACTTACCGGAAAAAGAGGGTGTAAATTATGGAACTGGTGGTTTCGCACCGTTTGGATTAATGGGAATAATTTCTGGTGCTGGTGAATGTTTCTACGGCTTTATTGGATTTGACTGTATAGCGACGGCTGGCGAAGAAGCTAAAAAccccaaaaaatcattacCAATAGCGATCGTCGTTTCTCTAACAATAGTTTTTTTGGCGTACTTTGGAATCTCGATAGTGCTAACAACTGTTCTACCTTATTACGACCAAGATATTAACGCTCCTTTTATTTACATGTTCAACTCAATCGGCTGGAATTGGGCCACTTACATTGTCAGTGTTGGTGCATTCTGTGCTTTGACTACAAggtaactttttattattctaataaattaaattgaaatgtGCTAagctactaatttttttaatttattattcagttTGGTCGGTGCTTTGTTCCCTTTACCGAGAATTATTTATGCAATGGCATCAGACGGTTTGTTGTACAAATGGCTGGGTCATATAAATACTCGATTCCACACTCCAATGACTGGAACTTTGATCGCAGGGCTTTTTACtggtaaaatattaattattttaataaaatttttataatttgaacaattaatttacaagaattttttttaggaatcCTTTCTGCGCTTTTTGACTTGAAACATTTGTCTCAAATGATGAGTCTAGGTACACTGTTTTCGTATTCTATTGTTGCTGCGTGTGTTGTTGTTTTACGGTAATTACAAATTtctattattcatttatttatttgtttaaataaacacAACAGCTTGAGCCATTAACAGGGTTGATAGTTACAGTAGttagtacataaaaaatttgtaatgtaTAACAAGATGACCTATAAATGGTACAGTAATTTAATAGATAGATTGCTAAATGAGTAGACCATTGATGTGTTAGCAATTgcaatccaaaaaaataatagtaattaataaaaataaaaaagaaaaaaacgtaataataataataattataacaattgcACATAATTAATGCCATTAAGTTGATAATTTACTAAGTGATGCTGTTACACTGCCACTAAGTCAATTTGACAGCACCAGAtctaaataattgttttgataatTAGTAACAAGATTGTATTGTTCAAATTTAAGATAGTTATAAAAgtcatattatattattgatttaataacttattttgctttatttatttaaaatttttaaattctaggtacaaagaaaatgaaatgaatgaaaaaaaacgaCTAGTTAAAGAACCCAGAACGATAAAATATATTGCTAAGCAATTGATCAATGctaataatttagtattttcaacaaaacttACGTCGGACATAGTATCTTGCCTCGTTACAATTTATGGTAAttgtactttattttttacaatatttaaatacttaataagatttaataaaaaatttttttttatttttagtaattgtCGGTTTCTTGTCTGCGGGATTcattgtgaaatttttagaacacaTTATTAATGTGGAGATTAGGGCAATAATCCTCCTTAGTGTTCTGATCATCACCATGATTGCCTTGCTAATATGCATATGTTTACAACCAACATCTGATAAAAAACTTCCGTACTCTGTAAGTATTCTTTAAcgtacactgagagaaaaaatttatttttcaaaaaatagacatttttgtgaaaaaaaatcaatttgtttgaaattttctctttcttgttgaaaaaaattatctagatttgagaaaaaacaattttaaatgaaaattcacAAGTTGtctatctaaaattgtttttttttctaaatttagaaaatcttTATTGAACAAGAAAGTTActgtaagaataattttagtatcttcagctaaaaaataaaaattgtagaaaattttaaacaaattaatttttttccacaaaAATGTCCATTTTTtgcaaaagaaattttttctcagtgtacttGTTAGTTATCATAAAAGTGACGActgtaaaaattcaacaaatttatatttaagtgACATATATTAGtagaaaaaacataaattttttcgacctattacaatttaaaaatgcatttcctttaattaaaatgattgaattttaataaataataaaaattaagatttcgatactgccattctaatacgtcgtattccacatttagaaaatattacaGCAGACGGTGAAAACAGttcatttttaacattgattaAATGGGATTCAAcggatgaaaatatttatttaaaaatagttattaaactatttgacctgtaaatttttaatataattttcataatattgttgtgattctatttaaaaaaaaaaaaatcaatatgtcaaattttgtgagatacgacgtattagaatggcagtatcgatttgtaaattacaaaaaatgtccATGTAATTTTATAGGTACCGCTTGTACTtgttaattatcataaaagtgACGActgtaaaaattcaacaaatttatatttaaatgacttatattagtagaaaaaacaaattttttctacctattgcaatttaaaaatgcatttacacttattataataattaaattttaattaatgataaaaattaagattttttagtcACAAAAAATATCCATGTAATTTTCTAGGTACCGCTTGTACCTTTCTTGCCAGCAATCAGTATCATGGTCAACTTTCTTCTTATGTGGGGAGTGAGTATAAGAACCTGGATGCAATTCGTCGGATGGATGGGAATTggttagtaaaaaaaaatttttttttttaatttattaattaattaataaatcaatacaTTCATAAATGCTTTTTTTCAGGtctcattatttatttcacgTATGGAATAAAAAACAGTATCAATAGAACCAAACCAACACCAAATGaagtttgtaattaataatttcaattatcacATAAGttaacagttaaaaataattttattgctgtattaattaattataaaatattttttttgacaattttttaataaagttaaatttttctaaaatgaattactttttttacacaTAATAACAATTAAGAAACTTTTTTACTTTGATACATTTATAATGTTTGGATGCTTCTTACAAAGatgtgttttaaatttttatgaaaatcagaaaaaaaataaaaaataaacgctCCCGGGTGGGCTCGAACCACCAACCTTTCGGTTAACAGCCGAACGCGCTAGCCAATTGCGCCACGGAAGCTGACGACTAGttgtataattattacatttataaCACTACCAACactgaaattaatttcattaagagcggtttatagttgattttcaaacgtgtttttctcaagtatgtgataaaatttcgaaaaaaaacgctttgctcttcgatagataatttaattatctatcgaagagcgaagcgcttttttggaaaattttcatttatttatgcataaaatgcgttttaagattccatttgttgtacaagtatgacagagatactttcgtttgtccaatagagggcgagagagaggaaaaatgtaaacccttcttaataattataattttcattattatcaatattaaaatattaaaaataaaaaaatgaaaatgaaagcTTActgttttcaatttattgacAGCCTAATAAAAATTGAGGCGCAAAATGATCAAAAGTAAACTTCAAATAGCATATAAGACACTTCAAGTCCAATTGAGATACAATCGTCTCTGAAGGATTAGATTTAAGTTTTTTCTGAGATAttgatagtaataaaaaaaatacattgatAAAGTATGactcaataaaaattgaattattgataTGAATAGTGAAAGATAAACTCAAAGATAATCTTATTGCGATGAGTTACTTGTTGCAAATACTGATGAAgtagattattttatatttttatttatcgaaaaatgTCAGCATTTGAATCTAAATATAGTACCGtaagtttttctttttataatctataattatttttgtatattttgagctaataattatttatacttaataaatttttgctgtTAGGGCGATAATGTGTGGATTAAAAATTCTTCGAACGGAGAATTTGACATTCCTGTGGGATGTAAAATTATTTCGGCTGACAAACGAGGTCTTCAAGTTCAAGATGACGATGGAAAGGTAAAATGacatgacattaaagttagcagtcacttgatcattttttaattttatttaataaaaaaatttgttccgaaaaattatttataaaattatttataaaaaattgcatatttaattttttttaatttctgcatgtcaattttttttcctattttttttttgcaataatttatttttcaccacaattattaaaatgattaaatagggtagaagtaccgtttgtggCCACTGTGCCGTTTATGgccatttattgttcaaataaacgatagaaatgaatttatattaattaaccattacaaactcaatttgttttaatataaattttttaaaactcagcaaaaatatggttataatattataagtttttaataaattagttcAAATGTTAACTGGCCAAAAACGGTGCTAAGGTGTCcaaaaacggtacttctaccctatctgctgaattaattttcattaaattgatattataaatatttgaaagtaAGAAGCTTTTTCATACGTCTTATCAGTGGTTGTTGATTATAATTAGACCAGATATATTACATATTTAGtgctaaaataaatctttaattgtaataattttctagataGAAACGATTGATAATAATCGAATTTTAAAACGTATGCATCATTCTTCAGTAAATGGAGTTGAAGATATGATAAAACTAGGAGATCTTCAAGAAtatgctattttgaaaaatcttcatATTCGATACAAccagaatttaatttatgtatgtaattaaattttataagtctagtcgttgtttataaaatagttattgaaataaattttcatttttttagactTATACGGGAAGTATGTTAATAGCAATAAAtccttataaaatattaaatatttacacgcAAAAAGAAGTGGCAAATTATCGATCAAAAAATATCGGAGAAAAACCACCTCATATATTTGCAATTGGTGACAATTGCTTTATGGAAATGCGACGGTCACAAAAAAATCAGTGTATCGTAATCAGGTTAATTaatgtttgttatttttataagcgataaaaatgtattttaatttttttttaaattatatatttttaaaatatttttagtggAGAAAGTGGGGCAGGAAAAACTGAAagtacaaaattaattttacaatatattGCGGCAATAAGTGGCGAACATTCATGGATTGAACAACAAATTCTTGAAGCTAATCCTATTCTTGAaggttttaattatttttcaattaatattgtacattaaaaaattaatatttcataaattgagtaaataaattataaaaattggatTTATACTTTTTGTTACAGCATTCGGAAATGCTAAAACTGTTCGTAATGACAATTCTTCACGATTCGGAAAATACattgacataaaattttcaaaaaatggaTCAATAGAAGGCGCAAAAATCGAGCAATATCTTTTAGAAAAATGCCGTTTAGTTTATCAAGGACAAAATGAGAgaaattatcatattttttattcaattttaataggACTAtctaaagaagaaaagaaaaaactgAATTTGGGTCTACCAGAAgactataaatatttatgtggCTCTTTGGAATGTAAAGGGCGAAATGACGCACAAGAATTTGCTAATGTAAAGGCAGCAATGAAAGTCTTAAATTTTAGCGATGATGAATTTTGGAgcataataaaacttttagcAGCTATTTTGCATCTTGGAAATTTAAACTACAAGTCGGTAACGATGGCGAACATGGATGCGAGTGAAATAATTGACGATGCAACCATTAAAATGTTAATTGAACTACTTGGTGTTAATAATGGAGCGTTGAAGGAAGCGCTTTCTCGAAAAACGATTTTTGTCCAGGGAGAGCGTGTAATTAGTAATCTATCGAAAGATCAAGCTACAGAAGTAAGAGATTCTTTTGTAAAAGCAGTTTATGGaagactttttatttttattgtcagtAAAATTAACGATGCAATATTCAAGCCTAAATCTAATACCAAAAATTCAATCGGAGTGCTCGATATTTTTGGATTCGAAAATTTTACTCATAACAGTTTTGAACAACTGTGTATTAATTATGCAAACGAACATTTACAGCAATTTTTTGtgaaacatatttttaaaatggaaCAGGATTATTACAATCAAGAAGGGATTTCATGGAGTCATATTGAATTTAATGACAATCAAAGCGTTCTTGATTTAATTGGAGTTAAAGCTGTTAATGTAATGGCACTCATTGATGAAGAAAGTAAATTTCCGAAGgtaaaatattacttttttcaGTCTGGATATTTTAAAGTTAACGATTATTTTGACTCTTATATGAAAGTACTAGGAATAACTGTTAAGGTAGTATCCTCGGTTAGAAATTTACCGTTCagaatttgatgaaatttgtcatatt
The sequence above is drawn from the Cotesia glomerata isolate CgM1 linkage group LG4, MPM_Cglom_v2.3, whole genome shotgun sequence genome and encodes:
- the LOC123264348 gene encoding cationic amino acid transporter 2-like, producing the protein MLESFNTVGWQRFKSALMRKKIIDASAPESKLLKCLTTLDLTALSIGSTLGVGVYVLAGNVASIHAGPSVIISFVIAAIASIFAGLCFAEFGTRVPKAGSSYVYTYVTIGEFVGFIIGWVLILEYVIGAASVVRALTSYIDVFTHQVISNAFKSFAKIGIPYFSPYVDFLAFGITVLFSVALAFGAKESSLANNICTFINLSIVLFVIIAGSFKADMTNWKLNVENLPEKEGVNYGTGGFAPFGLMGIISGAGECFYGFIGFDCIATAGEEAKNPKKSLPIAIVVSLTIVFLAYFGISIVLTTVLPYYDQDINAPFIYMFNSIGWNWATYIVSVGAFCALTTSLVGALFPLPRIIYAMASDGLLYKWLGHINTRFHTPMTGTLIAGLFTGILSALFDLKHLSQMMSLGTLFSYSIVAACVVVLRYKENEMNEKKRLVKEPRTIKYIAKQLINANNLVFSTKLTSDIVSCLVTIYVIVGFLSAGFIVKFLEHIINVEIRAIILLSVLIITMIALLICICLQPTSDKKLPYSVPLVPFLPAISIMVNFLLMWGVSIRTWMQFVGWMGIGLIIYFTYGIKNSINRTKPTPNEVCN